A stretch of Malus sylvestris chromosome 11, drMalSylv7.2, whole genome shotgun sequence DNA encodes these proteins:
- the LOC126589916 gene encoding increased DNA methylation 1-like, translating to MFLSEEIDDLHDDGFEGSKTEHCIFTEVFFGQDIGRTSNRCLVTGMINFECESSKNTDAALSPNSENSVVTSHSSPKSTCLEEFYNATKEIRETSGPGFSLDRSAMLDRNVDDAAVKRMKFSADELPNTKPGLGKVTSGPASNSISETVTFRLVESSSQGVTSSCYLFKQHAELNKPGVIGDPDVSRCRLPNSSGNDRKEVCLSKAIASPVAHENFSARLLAASPLATMDKSRTPLPAEGKPNGFESPVLDVSNVALKTENSKDPRPLLQYHIGRLLGAAGWHIERQKRASRNYMETVYITPKGRLIRELPKAWQLCGELLLADGYSMLQEDDTKEWANISQFWSDLSGAMVSIEKEMHHPQPTTVLAYCWRLLDPFVVVVFIAKKIGSLRKGKIVKATQSIVDSNHKTGSALALNCADNIEDHFPKEDVSAPHRDSTLARRGLAVSKGDYNACGKSGNESSSKHCGQTSNEEVKSLMGLSVYSANAESHCLVNAGNRVENGFSGKMTCPDSLPVCGSGGTCIQSATHRDETSRNCNNVHGGSEAVSPHQDSNANSPSSNKQSSGLDLETPKEIMEDTSVDYSEEKDESKGGKVDDNLESAQKGSLDNQGNCIVDVLKRKTRRKSKKISEIEPSTLYRRNLLDFTSSGADSQFIAANDTQSKLKEAQDEFTGNKRCKGSRKMPLPPDSCPQQIGRKSSKLMKISRECYDFQTGKRKSFNCQIEDDDLLVSAIIKNKDFRTTHARYSSRKKAYKSRAHKKGNTKIQKSSCKLLPRSLGSGGKHFKDGKWHSVGVKTVLSWLIDAGVISLDDVIQYRNPKDGGVLIDGLVTRDGIFCKCCSKVVSVSEFKSHGGFKQNRPCLNLFMESGQSFTLCQLQAWSAEYKTRKKSSQVVRDDENDQNDDSCGICGDGGELICCDNCPSTFHQACLSLQELPEGSWYCSNCTCWVCGDFVNDKGASSPDGLKCSQCEHKYHDACLKEKWTYGAIPDSFFCNRSCQEAYSGLQSRVGCIDHFADGFSWTLLRCIHDDQKVHSAQRFALKAECNTKLAVSLTIMEECFLSMVDPRTGIDMIPHVLYNWGSEFARLNFQGFYTAVLEKDDALVTVASIRVHGTTVAEMPLIATCSKFRRQGMCRRLLTAIEEMLISFKVEKLVVAAIPDLVETWTQGFGFVPVEGDEKRSLDKINLMVFPGTMLLKKPLFENQKAHRRSEMETNRVAADAELEVGADAEFNDGVRPFEGAGCQIEEGWESELDTGEAEVGVKGSKNAQAEVGEAEGSTLQGEFSKLSVEEVAELKLENSDGPETVANVESLKMYDEIRQQLPLDE from the exons ATGTTTCTCAGCGAAGAAATTGACGATTTGCATGATGATGGGTTTGAAGGATCGAAAACTGAGCACTGTATATTCACAGAGGTTTTCTTTGGTCAAGACATTGGTCGCACTAGTAACAGATGTCTTGTTACTGGAATGATTAACTTTGAATGTGAGTCAAGTAAGAACACTGATGCAGCACTGTCTCCAAACAGTGAAAACTCAGTTGTAACAAGTCACTCATCCCCTAAAAGTACCTGTTTAGAGGAGTTTTATAATGCAACCAAAGAAATTAGAGAAACCTCTGGACCAGGGTTTTCCTTGGACAGGTCTGCTATGTTAGATAGGAATGTTGATGATGCAGCTGTTAAGAGAATGAAGTTTTCAGCTGATGAGCTTCCTAATACTAAACCTGGTTTAGGAAAGGTCACTTCTGGTCCAGCTTCAAACTCTATCTCTGAAACAGTGACATTTCGTTTGGTTGAATCTTCTAGCCAGGGAGTCACATCTAGTTGCTATCTGTTTAAGCAACATGCAGAACTTAACAAACCGGGCGTAATAGGTGACCCAGATGTTTCAAGGTGCAGATTGCCAAATTCAAGTGGGAATGATAGAAAGGAAGTCTGCCTAAGTAAAGCTATTGCTTCACCTGTTGCACATGAGAACTTCTCGGCCAGGCTTCTGGCTGCAAGTCCATTAGCCACGATGGATAAGTCCAGAACTCCTCTACCTGCCGAGGGAAAGCCCAACGGATTTGAATCTCCTGTTTTGGATGTATCCAATGTGGCCTTGAAGACAGAGAATAGTAAGGACCCTCGTCCGCTTCTCCAATATCACATTGGTCGCTTGCTTGGAGCTGCTGGATGGCATATTGAGAGGCAAAAAAGAGCTAGTAGAAATTATATGGAGACTGTTTATATAACACCTAAGGGAAGGTTAATTCGTGAACTCCCCAAAGCTTGGCAGTTATGTGGAGAACTTTTGTTAGCAGATGGGTACAGTATGCTGCAGGAAGACGATACAAAGGAGTGGGCCAATATCAGTCAGTTCTGGTCAGATCTGTCTGGTGCTATGGTAAGTATTGAGAAAGAGATGCATCATCCACAACCTACTACTGTGTTGGCTTACTGCTGGAGGCTTTTAGATCCTTTTGTGGTTGTTGTGTTTATTGCAAAAAAGATTGGTAGTCTAAGAAAGGGAAAGATAGTTAAAGCAACTCAAAGTATAGTTGATTCAAACCATAAGACTGGTTCTGCTTTGGCCTTGAATTGTGCCGATAACATAGAAGATCATTTTCCTAAGGAAGATGTGTCAGCTCCCCACCGTGATTCCACATTGGCGAGGAGGGGTTTGGCAGTTTCTAAGGGAGATTACAATGCCTGTGGGAAATCTGGTAATGAAAGTTCCTCAAAACATTGTGGACAGACTAGTAATGAGGAAGTGAAATCTCTTATGGGACTATCTGTTTATTCAGCTAATGCGGAAAGTCATTGCTTGGTGAATGCTGGTAATAGAGTTGAAAATGGGTTCTCCGGGAAAATGACATGTCCGGATTCCTTACCAGTTTGTGGGTCTGGTGGCACCTGCATTCAGTCAGCTACTCATCGAGATGAAACTTCCAGAAACTGTAACAATGTGCATGGGGGTTCTGAAGCTGTATCCCCTCACCAGGATAGCAATGCAAATTCCCCTAGCTCTAATAAACAGAGTTCTGGACTTGATTTAGAAACACCTAAGGAAATTATGGAAGACACATCAGTGGATTATTCTGAGGAAAAAGATGAATCCAAGGGAGGCAAGGTTGATGATAATCTGGAAAGTGCTCAGAAGGGATCACTAGATAACCAAGGAAACTGCATAGTTGATGTTCTGAAAAGAAAAACGCGTAGGAAGTCTAAAAAGATATCTGAAATTGAACCAAGCACGTTATACCGAAGAAACCTTTTAGATTTTACTTCAAGTGGTGCTGATTCACAGTTTATTGCTGCTAATGATACCCAGTCGAAGTTGAAAGAGGCCCAGGATGAATTTACAGGCAATAAAAGATGCAAAGGAAGTCGCAAGATGCCCTTACCTCCCGACTCTTGCCCACAACAGATTGGGAGGAAAAGTTCAAAGTTGATGAAGATCTCTCGTGAATGCTATGATTTTCAGACTGGAAAAAGGAAATCATTTAACTGccaaattgaagatgatgaCTTGTTGGTTTCAGCTATTATCAAAAACAAAGATTTTAGGACAACTCATGCTCGGTATTCGTCTAGAAAGAAAGCCTACAAATCAAGAGCTCATAAGAAAGGCAACACTAAAATCCAAAAGAGTAGTTGCAAGTTGCTTCCAAGAAGCCTGGGCAGTGGGGGGAAGCACTTTAAGGATGGAAAGTGGCATTCTGTAGGAGTGAAAACAGTTTTGTCTTGGTTAATTGATGCTGGTGTCATATCTCTAGATGATGTGATTCAGTATCGAAATCCCAAGGATGGCGGTGTCCTTATAGATGGTCTGGTTACCAGGGACGGCATTTTTTGCAAGTGTTGCAGTAAAGTAGTTTCAGTTTCTGAGTTCAAGAGTCATGGTGGGTTCAAACAGAATCGTCCATGTTTGAATCTTTTCATGGAATCTGGTCAATCCTTCACCTTATGTCAGCTTCAAGCTTGGTCAGCTGAATACAAGACCAGGAAAAAGAGCAGCCAAGTCGTGCGAGATGAtgaaaatgatcaaaatgatgatTCGTGTGGAATTTGTGGTGATGGTGGCGAGTTGATATGCTGTGATAATTGCCCATCTACTTTTCATCAGGCTTGTTTGTCTCTGCAG GAGCTCCCTGAAGGCAGTTGGTATTGCTCAAATTGCACCTGTTGGGTATGTGGTGATTTCGTCAATGACAAAGGGGCTTCAAGCCCTGATGGATTGAAGTGTTCACAGTGTGAGCACAAAT ATCATGACGCATGCCTGAAAGAAAAATGGACATACGGAGCCATACCAGATTCTTTTTTCTGTAACAGAAGCTGTCAGGAG GCTTATTCTGGTCTTCAATCTCGCGTTGGCTGCATTGATCATTTTGCTGATGGCTTTTCGTGGACACTGCTTAGATGCATTCATGATGACCAAAAGGTTCATTCTGCTCAGCGGTTTGCGCTGAAGGCGGAATGCAATACAAAACTAGCTGTTTCTCTTACAATAATGGAGGAATGCTTTTTGTCAATGGTTGATCCTAGAACAGGCATAGACATGATACCCCATGTTTTATACAATTGGGG GTCAGAGTTTGCACGTTTGAATTTTCAAGGCTTTTACACTGCAGTCTTGGAGAAGGATGATGCGTTGGTAACTGTAGCATCCATCAG GGTGCATGGAACAACAGTTGCAGAGATGCCGCTAATTGCAACTTGCAGTAAATTCCGTCGCCAGGGAATGTGCCGACGCCTCCTGACTGCGATTGAAGAG ATGCTAATATCTTTCAAGGTTGAAAAGCTTGTCGTAGCTGCCATTCCCGATTTGGTAGAGACATGGACGCAGGGTTTTGGCTTTGTACCGGTAGAAGGCGATGAAAAGCGTAGTTTGGACAAGATCAACTTGATGGTCTTTCCTGGAACAATGCTGCTCAAAAAACCCTTGTTCGAAAATCAAAAAGCACATAGGCGTTCTG AAATGGAAACCAACAGAGTTGCTGCTGATGCGGAGTTAGAAGTCGGTGCTGATGCTGAATTCAACGATGGTGTCCGGCCATTCGAGGGAGCCGGTTGTCAGATCGAAGAAGGCTGGGAATCCGAACTTGACACTGGGGAAGCGGAAGTCGGAGTTAAGGGAAGCAAGAATGCGCAAGCAGAAGTAGGCGAAGCCGAAGGAAGCACTTTGCAGGGCGAATTTTCAAAGCTGTCTGTGGAAGAAGTAGCAGaactaaaattagaaaatagcgACGGGCCGGAAACCGTGGCTAATGTTGAATCCTTGAAAATGTATGATGAAATACGGCAGCAGCTTCCTTTGGACGAATAA